The proteins below are encoded in one region of Mangifera indica cultivar Alphonso chromosome 7, CATAS_Mindica_2.1, whole genome shotgun sequence:
- the LOC123221411 gene encoding RNA-binding protein 12-like yields MASSNKCLISAFFVALTIFSSMDVGLASRRLLQLPPLPTLPNLPKPSALPPLPLVPTLPQPTLPTLPTTAQPSFPNPTLPPLPTALPTIPSVPKLTLPPLPSIPSIPTTIPSIPLPFLSPPPSN; encoded by the coding sequence ATGGCTTCGAGCAACAAGTGTTTGATCTCAGCTTTCTTTGTTGCTTTGACAATATTTTCTTCCATGGATGTTGGGTTAGCATCTCGCCGTCTACTGCAATTGCCACCGTTACCCACTTTGCCAAATTTGCCTAAACCGTCCGCATTGCCGCCTTTGCCTTTGGTGCCTACACTGCCGCAGCCCACGTTGCCAACACTGCCAACGACAGCACAACCATCTTTTCCAAACCCCACTTTGCCACCACTTCCAACGGCTTTGCCCACCATTCCTTCTGTCCCAAAGCTCACTCTCCCGCCATTGCCAAGCATACCTTCAATTCCAACTACGATTCCCTCTATTCCATTGCCATTCCTCTCTCCACCTCCTTCAAATTAA
- the LOC123221717 gene encoding uncharacterized protein LOC123221717 yields the protein MDSPFSDQSGISRGRDAPPSHYLLKIKSFSMLSEASILEYTSDKFESGGYQWKLSLYPNGDKFRDGRDHISIYLALAEMNSLHSGWEINVVFNFFILNQLQNKYFIIQEWRERRFHAMKTEWGIAKFIDLETFCNPLNGFLIEDTCVFGAEVFVVKSTFKGECLSMIKQPTTCYYSWKLNNFSFLADQRYNSESFGDYNWNIILYPKGNGEFRGSNISIYLTHARFYALPDKFFLKFILRVKDQINGEDLSYQTEHLFSPSQPDWGYATFMSLAKLKDPKMGYLVDDSLIIEAEVTLLGLIKPS from the exons ATGGATTCTCCTTTCTCTGATCAGAGTGGCATCTCAAGAG gaAGAGATGCTCCGCCAAGTCATTACTTACTTAAAATCAAGTCCTTCTCCATGCTATCAGAAGCCTCCATACTTGAATACACCTCGGACAAGTTTGAATCGGGGGGCTACCAATG GAAACTGTCTCTCTACCCAAATGGAGACAAGTTCCGAGACGGGAGAGATCATATCTCTATTTACCTGGCATTGGCTGAAATGAATTCTTTACATTCAGGCTGGGAAATCAATGTGGTTTTCAACTTCTTTATACTCAATCAGCTGCAGAATAAGTATTTTATTATCCAGG AGTGGAGAGAAAGGCGTTTCCATGCAATGAAGACTGAATGGGGCATCGCCAAATTCATAGACCTGGAAACGTTTTGCAATCCTCTAAATGGATTTCTTATCGAAGACACTTGTGTCTTTGGTGCTGAGGTTTTTGTTGTCAAAAGTACCTTCAAAGGGGAGTGCTTATCAATGATAAAGCAACCTACAACTTGTTACTATTCTTGGAagcttaataatttttcatttttagctGATCAACGTTACAATTCTGAATCATTTGGAGACTATAATTG GAATATCATTCTCTATCCTAAAGGAAATGGAGAGTTTAGGGGCAGCAACATTTCAATTTATCTAACTCATGCTCGTTTCTACGCTCTTCCTGATAAATTCTTCTTGAAATTCATTCTTCGTGTCAAAGACCAAATCAATGGAGAGGACTTATCATATCAAA CTGAACATTTGTTTTCTCCTTCGCAACCTGACTGGGGTTATGCAACATTCATGTCCTTGGCTAAATTGAAGGATCCCAAAATGGGTTACTTGGTGGATGACAGTCTCATCATTGAGGCAGAAGTTACATTACTTGGTCTCATAAAACCGTCTTAA